The DNA region AAAAAATAGTGGACGATCAAAACAAACGACTTATTTTTTTCGGGAAATATGCAGGGCTCGCCGGTATGATTGATAGCCTGTGGGCACTGGGCTTGCGTTTACAATATATGGGTTACGACACTCCTTTCCTGAAAATACGGCAGGCTAGGCACTATGCTTCACTGGATGCAGCAAGAACAGACATTTCTGCCGTCGGACAGGAAATTGCCGAAAAGGGAATGCACCCTGCTTTGCAACCGTTTACAGTGGCTTTTACCGGATACGGCAATGTTTCCAACGGAGCCCAGGAAATCCTAGGGCTACTGCCAGTAAAAGAAATTTCCCCCGAAAAACTCCTAAGCCTGAAAGACAGAAGTCATTTACCCAATAACCTGATATACAAGGTGGTGTATAAAGAAGATCAACTTGTTTCGCCTATTGACCCTGACACTGTTTTTGATTTACAGGATTATTATACACATCCCGAAAAATACAAAAGCAGCTTTGCACCCTATATCCCCCACATTTCCATATTAATGAACTGCATGTACTGGGATGCCCGTTATCCGAGAATCCTTACGAAAGACCATCTTGAAAAAATGTACAGCAATGGTTCTGCTCCGAAATTGAAAGTGGTAGGCGACATTTCGTGCGACGTGGGAGGGGCTGTAGAAAGTACCATAAAAGCCACCCTTATTGAAGATCCTATTTATGTGTATAATCCGTTTTCCCGCAGTATTACTATGGGTCATGAGGGTGAAGGATTGTTAACCATGGCTGTTGACATTCTTCCCAGCGAACTGCCACGCGATGCCTCCAACGGATTCAGCGATGTACTGGTGAATTTTATAAAACCCATTGCGGATGCAGATTTCGATGTGCCTTTTGAAGACCTCGACCTCCCTCGCGCTATTAAAAAAGGGCTAATTTTGCTTAAAGGCAGGCTGACACCCGAATTTAAATACATCGAACAATACTTATAAAAAACAGATAGCAATAAATAGTTTTTATACTGTTTATTCCCTATTCCATACAACATAAATGTCAAAATATTATAAGAATAAATCATAAATTCACAACCTAATTATCTTATTAAAATATTCCTAAATATGAAAAAAGTATTGATACTCGGAGCCGGTTTAGTGGTAAAACCTATCGTTCACTACCTGCTCAACAAGGGATTCCAGGTAACAGTAGCCACCCGGACACGATCGAAAGCCGAAGAAATGATTGCCGGACATCCCAATGGAACCGCTTTAGCCTGGACTGTCGAAGATCAGGATACACTTGATAACCTGGTAGCAAAGCACGACCTTACT from Lentimicrobiaceae bacterium includes:
- a CDS encoding bifunctional lysine ketoglutarate reductase /saccharopine dehydrogenase family protein, producing the protein MSKYIGIRHEDKYTLERRTPLTPKHVERLIKTKKLDFIVQHSDKRIFNDEEYVKAGATICNNLNQCSIILGVKEIPKEFFETEKTYVFFSHVIKGQSYNMPMLKRMMEMKCNLVDYEKIVDDQNKRLIFFGKYAGLAGMIDSLWALGLRLQYMGYDTPFLKIRQARHYASLDAARTDISAVGQEIAEKGMHPALQPFTVAFTGYGNVSNGAQEILGLLPVKEISPEKLLSLKDRSHLPNNLIYKVVYKEDQLVSPIDPDTVFDLQDYYTHPEKYKSSFAPYIPHISILMNCMYWDARYPRILTKDHLEKMYSNGSAPKLKVVGDISCDVGGAVESTIKATLIEDPIYVYNPFSRSITMGHEGEGLLTMAVDILPSELPRDASNGFSDVLVNFIKPIADADFDVPFEDLDLPRAIKKGLILLKGRLTPEFKYIEQYL